One genomic region from Lycorma delicatula isolate Av1 chromosome 1, ASM4794821v1, whole genome shotgun sequence encodes:
- the LOC142318542 gene encoding tRNA (cytosine(72)-C(5))-methyltransferase NSUN6-like: MCAAPGNKTTHIASLMKGKGQIIALDKTEKKIERIKENCKNQHLNNVSAYVFDATKAFDGNCITERGRVKAPPYNENTFDRILLDAPCSALGQRPQLSQSLSFKQADSFPLLQKRHFKAYDIMLAMGTNLSHRKHFPTESVTHSHRLIMLRYGGRVISGDHRQDAVYVQICQCELQCSDFVCKMLFGKPFKKL, encoded by the exons GGTCAAATAATTGCTTTAGATAAAACTGAGAAGAAAATTGAAAGgataaaagaaaactgtaaaaatcaACATTTGAATAATGTATCTGCTTATGTATTTGATGCAACAAAAGCTTTTGATGGTAATTGTATAACTGAAAGAGGCCGAGTGAAAGCACCACcatataatgaaaatacttttgatcGCATTTTGTTAGACGCACCATGTAGTGCATTAGGTCAGCGACCTCAACTTTCTCAGTCACTTTCATTTAAGCAAGCAGATTCATTTCCTTTATTACAGAAAAGACATTTTAAAGCA TATGACATCATGCTTGCAATGGGAACAAACTTATCCCACAGAAAGCACTTTCCCACAGAAAGTGTTACGCATTCACATAGACTTATAATGCTAAGGTATGGTGGTAGGGTTATATCGGGAGACCATAGACAAGATGCAGTTTATGTTCAGATTTGTCAGTGTGAGCTTCAGTGCAgtgattttgtttgtaaaatgttgtTCGGAAAAccgttcaaaaaattataa